One window of Globicephala melas chromosome 5, mGloMel1.2, whole genome shotgun sequence genomic DNA carries:
- the MOB1B gene encoding MOB kinase activator 1B yields MSFLFGSRSSKTFKPKKNIPEGSHQYELLKHAEATLGSGNLRMAVMLPEGEDLNEWVAVNTVDFFNQINMLYGTITDFCTEESCPVMSAGPKYEYHWADGTNIKKPIKCSAPKYIDYLMTWVQDQLDDETLFPSKIGVPFPKNFMSVAKTILKRLFRVYAHIYHQHFDPVIQLQEEAHLNTSFKHFIFFVQEFNLIDRRELAPLQELIEKLTSKDR; encoded by the exons TGGTAGTCGCTCCTCTAAAACGTTTAAACCAAAGAAGAACATACCAGAGGGTTCTCACCAGTATGAGCTCTTAAAGCATGCAGAGGCCACACTGGGCAGTGGAAACCTCCGGATGGCTGTCATGCTTCCTGAGGGGGAAGATCTAAATGAGTGGGTTGCAGTGAACA CTGTAGATTTCTTCAATCAGATCAACATGCTTTATGGAACAATCACAGATTTTTGTACAGAAGAAAGTTGTCCAGTGATGTCAGCTGGCCCAAA ATATGAGTATCATTGGGCAGATGGAACAAACATAAAGAAGCCTATTAAGTGCTCTGCACCAAAGTACATTGATTACCTGATGACTTGGGTTCAGGACCAGTTGGATGATGAGACATTATTTCCATCAAAAATTG GTGTCCCATTTCCGAAGAATTTCATGTCTGTGGCAAAAACTATACTCAAACGCCTCTTTAGGGTTTATGCTCACATTTATCATCAGCATTTTGACCCTGTGATCCAGCTGCAGGAGGAAGCACATCTCAATACATCTTTcaagcactttattttttttgtccaG GAATTCAACCTTATTGACAGAAGAGAACTTGCACCACTCCAGGAACTGATCGAAAAACTCACCTCAAAGGACAGATAA